A region from the Vicia villosa cultivar HV-30 ecotype Madison, WI linkage group LG3, Vvil1.0, whole genome shotgun sequence genome encodes:
- the LOC131655120 gene encoding auxin-responsive protein IAA29-like, translating into MEIQIGQALQTHSSIKGFDPHNYKHGECSENKKYVENKRSFEESLGHFFKPLPMLVWNGRQPNEEDDHVKKMNRNVHATNNEGENHLVGWPPIKSWRKKELHQQHPNQIRIDHRMQGNENQRRWSKLHTHISE; encoded by the exons ATGGAGATTCAAATAGGTCAGGCTCTACAAACTCATAGCTCCATTAAAGGATTTGATCCTCACAATTATAAACACGGTGAATGTTCTGAAAACAAGAAGTATGTCGAAAATAAGCGTAGCTTCGAAGAGTCGTTAGGACATTTTTTtaaacctttgcctatgttagTATGGAATGGTCGACAACCAAATGAGGAAGATGACCACGTTAAAAAGATGAATCGAAATGTTCACGCAACAAACAA TGAAGGAGAAAATCATTTGGTTGGGTGGCCACCAATTAAATCATGGAGGAAGAAGGAACTTCATCAGCAACATCCTAACCAAATAAGGATTGATCATAGAATGCAAGGTAATGAAAATCAAAGAAGATGGAGCAAACTACACACTCACATTTCAGAATAA